The Verrucomicrobiota bacterium nucleotide sequence GATCGGGTCGCTGGGCATCATGCCGTATATCAGCGCGACGATTATCATCCAGTTGCTGAGCGCCGTCATCCCACAGTTGAGCAAGCTCTCCCGCGAGGAGGGCGGGCGCGCCAAGATCATCCAGTATGGCCGTTACCTCACGGTGGTGCTCTGCCTCGGGCAGGGCTTGGTGATGGCACTGGCGTGGGAAAACCCGGCAAAGGTCTTCGGCGAGGACTTCAAGGGCCAGCTCGTGATGACCGAGTATCTCTGGTGGTATCGGGTGCAGACCACGCTGATCCTCACCACCGGCACGCTGCTGCTCATGTGGCTCGGCGAGCAAATCAGCGAGCGGGGCATCGGCAACGGTGTCTCGCTCGTCATCACCGTCGGCATCCTCGCGCGCCTGCCGCTCACGGTGCAGGCGGTCAAGGAGATGTTCTTCCCCGGCGCAGACATCGAGACCCGGTTCAATGTGTTCCACGCCGCGATGCTTGTCGCGATGCTCCTGGGCGTGGTGGCCGGCGTCATCGCCGTCACCCAGGCTCAGCGCAAGATTCCCGTCCAATACGCGCAGCGCCAGGTTGGGCGCAAGCTGGTGCAGGGCGGCAGCAACTTCATGCCGTTGCGCGTCAATTACGCGGGCGTGATGCCGATCATCTTCGCGCAGGCGTTGTTGATGTTTCCGGAGAAGATCCTCCAGTTCCTCGGCAAGTCGATGGACGTGCCGTTCCTCACCGACCTTTCGGTGCATTTCGGGGAGGACAAGTTCGTGCACATGGCGCTCTACGCGCTGATGGTGGTTTTCTTCACCTACTTCTGGGTGGCCACGCAATTCAACGAGTTGCAAATCGCGGACGACCTCAAGAAGTATGGCGGCTACATCCCCGGCGTGCGGCCGGGCGCGGCGACCAGCGAGTTCCTCCACAACACGATGCACCGCGTCACGCTCGCGGGCGCGGTCTTCCTCGTGGTCATCGCCATCCTGCCGATGCTCATGTCGCGTGCGTGGAACATCAATTATTACGTCGCGCAATTCTTTGGCGGCACCAGCGTGCTCATCACGGTCGGCGTCGTGCTCGACACCATGCGGATGATGGAGTCGCACCTCTTGATGCGCCACTACGACGGTTTCCTGAAGACCGGCAAGGGCGGCGCGGGCCCGCGGTTGAAAGGCCGCCTTTAGGCCATGAAACGCCGCGTCATTTTGCTTGGACCTCCGGGGTCGGGCAAGGGGACGGTGGCCGCGCAGTTGAAGAAAGAATTTGGACACCGCCACATGTCCACGGGGCAGTTGCTCCGCGACGAGGCGGAGTCCGGCTCGGCACTCGGATGCCATGCCAGGTCGTTCCTTGAACGCGGTGAATTGGTTCCGGACGAAGTCGTCCTCGAACTCGTGCAACGCTGGATGGCCGCGTCGCCGGGCGACACGGGATTCATCAGCGATGGATTCCCGCGCACGCTCAAGCAGGCCGAGTTGCTCGACGAATGGGCGGGGTCGCAGGGACTGGACATTGAGAGCGTCCTCTTCTTCGAGTGCGAAGAATCGGTCATCCTCTCGCGGATTTCCGGGCGCAGGGCCTGTCCGCGTTGCGGCTCGACGTTCCACCTCGCCCACCTGCCGCCCAAGCGCGAAGGCGTGTGCGATGACTGCGAGACCGTGCTGGTCCAGCGGCGGGACGACGATGTCGAAGTGGTCCGGCGGCGGCTCGACGTTTACAACCGGCAGACCGAGCCGCTGGTGAGCTACTACTGGCAGCTCGAGCGGCTTGCGGTCGTGGACGCGGCACTGCCTTACAATGAACTTTACGCCGCCGTGAGAGCGGCCCTGGCCGGATGACGATTACAAACCAGCGGGAACATGAAGCCCTGCGTGCCGCGGGAAACGTGGCAGCCACGGTCCTCGACGAGGTCGCGGGCTTCATCCAGCCGGGCGTCAGCACGAAGGACATCGACGATTTTGCCGCCGGGCGGATCGCGGCGCACGGCGCGCGAAGCGCGTTCCTCGGCTACAAGAAGTATCCATGCAACATCTGCATCTCGGTGAACGAGGAAGTGGTGCACGGGCTGGCCGGGCCGCGGCGGGTCCAGTTTGGCGACATTATCAGCCTGGATGTCGGCGTCCGGCTCGACGGCTACATCGGCGACACAGCCCGCACGGTGGCCGTGGGCGGATGCGACCTGCTGGCGCAAAAATTGATTGATGTGACGGAACGAGCCTTGTATGAAGGTGTTTCCCGTGCGGTCGCCGGCAACCGCGTGGTGGACATCTCGCGGGCCGTGCAGGAATTCGTGGAGAGCCACGGGTTCAACGTCGTCCGCGAGTTTGTCGGACACGGCGTCGGGCGGTCGGTGCACGAGGACCCTCAGGTGCCGAATTTTGTCGAGCACGGCAAGTCGTCGCCGAAGCTCAAGCCCGGCATGGTGATCGCCATTGAGCCGATGGTGAACGCAGGCACCGCGCAGGTGAAGATTTTGAAGGACAAGTGGACGGTGGTGACGGTCGACGGCCTGCCGTCGGCGCACATGGAACATACGGTTGTGGTCCGGGACGGCGAACCGGAAATACTGACGTGGCCAGCCAGGACGCCATCCGAGTTGAAGGCATCGTAGACGAGGTGCTGCCCAACCGGATGTGTCGCGTCCGGCTTGCCAACGGGCACCGGCTGATGGCGTTTCCATCGGGCCGGCTCCGGATGGAATTCGTCCGCATCGCCGCGGGCCAGCGAGTGACGGTGGAACTGTCGCCCTACGACTTGTCGAAGGGCGCCGTGGTGAAGACGGAACAAACGAACAACAATAATGAAAGTTCGCGCATCCATTAAGCGCCTTTGCGAAAACTGCAAGATCGTCAAACGCAAACGGGTGCTGCGTGTCATTTGCACCAACCCGCGCCACAAGCAGCGGCAAGGCTAACCCACCATCTCCTGATTTATGGCACGACTCCTCGGCGTTGACCTCCCCGGCAACAAGCGCATCGACATTGCGCTCCGCACCCTTTACGGCATCGGCCCTTCCAATGCGAAGGTGATCATCGAGCGCGCCCAAATTGACCCGGCCATCCGTGCCAAGGACCTGAGCGAGCAGCAACTCTCCCACATCCTCCACGTCATCCAGGAGGGCAAGTATGTCATCGAGGGTGACCTGCGGCGCGAAATCGGCCTGAACCTCAAGCGTCTGCAAGCCATCAAGTGCTACCGCGGCATCCGCCACCTCCGCGGTCTGCCGGTCCGCGGCCAGCGCACCCAGACCAACGCCCGCACCCGCAAGGGACCGCGCAAGACGGTCGGCGTGCAGCGCAATCCCAACGCCAAGGTGGGCATCCACTGATTCACAACATGCCAGACGAGACACCCAAACCAGCCGAAACCCCCGCCGCGCCTCCCGGCGCGGAGAAGCCTGCGACGAAGCCCGCCAAGGCCGAGAAAGCCGCCAAGGGCAAGAAGGCCGACAAGGGCGACGCGGCCGCAACCGCGGCTGACGCCGGGGCCAAGCCCGTGGATCCCGCGGCCCCGCCCGTTGTGGTCGCACCGACTGCGGCCGAACTTCTCGCCGACGAGATGGCTGGCAAAAAGATCATCAAGGCGAAGCACGCGAAGAACATTTCCGTGGGGATCGCAAACATCCTCGCCTCCTTCAACAACACGCTGGTCACCATCACCGACATGCAGGGCAACACCATCGGCTGGTCGAGTGCCGGCCGTGTCGGATTCAAGGGCTCGCGCAAGAGCACGGCCTTTGCCGCGCAACAAGTCGCGCAGGACGCCGCCCGCCAGGCGATGTCGCACGGCATGCGCGAAGTCGAGATCCGCGTCAGCGGTCCTGGCTCCGGTCGCGAGTCTGCGATCCGCGCCTTGCAGGCAATCGGTCTCGAAATCTCCACCATCAAGGACGTGACGCCCGTTCCTCACAACGGATGCCGCCCGCGCAAGAAGCGCCGCGTCTAAATTCACACAGAGCACGCACCTCGCACCCCGGAATTATGGCTCGCTACACAGGTCCCCGCGTCCGCATCAGCCGCAGGTTTAACCAGCCGATCTTCGGCCCCTCGAAGTATCTCGACCGGCGTCCCTACGGACCCGGCGTTCACGGCCCCAAGTCCCGCCGCAAGGTGACCGACTACGGTCTCGGCCTCATCGAGAAGCAGAAGCTCCGTTACTATTACGGCCTGATGGAGCGCCAGTTCCGAGGCGTTTACGAGCGCGCCCTGCGCAAGCGCGGCGTGACCGGCGTGACGATGCTGCAAATGCTCGAGACGCGCCTCGACAGTGTGGTTTACAGCCTCGGCCTTGCGATCACCCGGCCCGCGGCACGGCAACTGGTCAACCACGGTCACATCACCGTCAACGGACGCAAGGTCAGCTCACCGTCCTTCGCCGTCCGGGTAAATGACGTGGTGCAGATCAAGGATCACGTCCGCTCCAAGCAAATCGCGCTGAAGAACCTTGAGGGCACGACGAGTCGCGCCGTTCCCGAGTGGCTTGCGCTCGACCGAGAGGCGCTCAAGGGCACCATGGCTCGCGTGCCGTCGCGCGAGGACA carries:
- the infA gene encoding translation initiation factor IF-1 yields the protein MASQDAIRVEGIVDEVLPNRMCRVRLANGHRLMAFPSGRLRMEFVRIAAGQRVTVELSPYDLSKGAVVKTEQTNNNNESSRIH
- the rpsD gene encoding 30S ribosomal protein S4, which produces MARYTGPRVRISRRFNQPIFGPSKYLDRRPYGPGVHGPKSRRKVTDYGLGLIEKQKLRYYYGLMERQFRGVYERALRKRGVTGVTMLQMLETRLDSVVYSLGLAITRPAARQLVNHGHITVNGRKVSSPSFAVRVNDVVQIKDHVRSKQIALKNLEGTTSRAVPEWLALDREALKGTMARVPSREDINPIANEQAVVEFYSR
- a CDS encoding nucleoside monophosphate kinase, which translates into the protein MKRRVILLGPPGSGKGTVAAQLKKEFGHRHMSTGQLLRDEAESGSALGCHARSFLERGELVPDEVVLELVQRWMAASPGDTGFISDGFPRTLKQAELLDEWAGSQGLDIESVLFFECEESVILSRISGRRACPRCGSTFHLAHLPPKREGVCDDCETVLVQRRDDDVEVVRRRLDVYNRQTEPLVSYYWQLERLAVVDAALPYNELYAAVRAALAG
- the rpsM gene encoding 30S ribosomal protein S13 is translated as MARLLGVDLPGNKRIDIALRTLYGIGPSNAKVIIERAQIDPAIRAKDLSEQQLSHILHVIQEGKYVIEGDLRREIGLNLKRLQAIKCYRGIRHLRGLPVRGQRTQTNARTRKGPRKTVGVQRNPNAKVGIH
- the map gene encoding type I methionyl aminopeptidase translates to MTITNQREHEALRAAGNVAATVLDEVAGFIQPGVSTKDIDDFAAGRIAAHGARSAFLGYKKYPCNICISVNEEVVHGLAGPRRVQFGDIISLDVGVRLDGYIGDTARTVAVGGCDLLAQKLIDVTERALYEGVSRAVAGNRVVDISRAVQEFVESHGFNVVREFVGHGVGRSVHEDPQVPNFVEHGKSSPKLKPGMVIAIEPMVNAGTAQVKILKDKWTVVTVDGLPSAHMEHTVVVRDGEPEILTWPARTPSELKAS
- the rpmJ gene encoding 50S ribosomal protein L36, whose protein sequence is MKVRASIKRLCENCKIVKRKRVLRVICTNPRHKQRQG
- the rpsK gene encoding 30S ribosomal protein S11, which encodes MPDETPKPAETPAAPPGAEKPATKPAKAEKAAKGKKADKGDAAATAADAGAKPVDPAAPPVVVAPTAAELLADEMAGKKIIKAKHAKNISVGIANILASFNNTLVTITDMQGNTIGWSSAGRVGFKGSRKSTAFAAQQVAQDAARQAMSHGMREVEIRVSGPGSGRESAIRALQAIGLEISTIKDVTPVPHNGCRPRKKRRV
- the secY gene encoding preprotein translocase subunit SecY, producing MLKNIFQTFANCFKVPELKSRILFTLLLLGLTRLVSLCPIPSLDGQSLAAFFELQAQKGTGGGLLGLYSMFTGGALERCAIGSLGIMPYISATIIIQLLSAVIPQLSKLSREEGGRAKIIQYGRYLTVVLCLGQGLVMALAWENPAKVFGEDFKGQLVMTEYLWWYRVQTTLILTTGTLLLMWLGEQISERGIGNGVSLVITVGILARLPLTVQAVKEMFFPGADIETRFNVFHAAMLVAMLLGVVAGVIAVTQAQRKIPVQYAQRQVGRKLVQGGSNFMPLRVNYAGVMPIIFAQALLMFPEKILQFLGKSMDVPFLTDLSVHFGEDKFVHMALYALMVVFFTYFWVATQFNELQIADDLKKYGGYIPGVRPGAATSEFLHNTMHRVTLAGAVFLVVIAILPMLMSRAWNINYYVAQFFGGTSVLITVGVVLDTMRMMESHLLMRHYDGFLKTGKGGAGPRLKGRL